In Glandiceps talaboti chromosome 16, keGlaTala1.1, whole genome shotgun sequence, a single window of DNA contains:
- the LOC144447615 gene encoding uncharacterized protein LOC144447615, whose protein sequence is MDVTISKDGKQVIVLNKEFISHVFLLNGRVTPVDLFQLTKSNSRTAFNVPIVNGHPRRWYSEQELHRKAMVVKAMKMQLFPAFYSKLTPPTSLVGKCSVAKLGNSSLVYAQEVKLTDSNEFVCKNSTLTVQFDLNTRRPLPFEDGIVQKCKPFLTGQHHTTEFLRPLKQPPHPVYQHSLIASPTDMDANSHIGVACYIKYCFDCAEFGASINAYSVIKRGVLSHEMNDISGLFFAEGLQGDKLDVISWEDCHKPNILMFIIKKEDKDIFHCVFTFNIRNAKL, encoded by the exons ATGGATGTCACTATATCTAAAGATGGAAAGCAAGTTATCGTGCTGAATAAAGAATTTATCTCTCATGTATTTCTACTCAACG GTCGTGTGACACCTGTTGACTTGTTTCAGCTAACCAAATCCAATTCTCGTACAGCATTCAATGTTCCAATTGTTAACGGTCATCCACGAAGATGGTATTCCGAACAAGAATTGCACCGCAAGGCTATGGTTGTCAAGGCGATGAAAATGCAATTATTTCCAGCATTCTACTCAAAATTGACACCCCCAACAAGTCTTGTCGGGAAATGCAGCGTTGCAAAGCTCGGCAATTCGTCCTTGGTTTACGCACAGGAAGTAAAACTGACCGACAGTAACGAGTTTGTTTGTAAGAATTCTACTCTTACAGTCCAATTCGATCTGAATACTCGGCGACCTTTACCTTTTGAAGACGGTATAGTACAGAAATGTAAACCATTTTTAACAGGTCAACATCATACCACTGAATTCTTGCGGCCACTAAAGCAACCGCCTCATCCTGTGTACCAGCATTCATTGATAGCATCCCCTACCGATATGGATGCTAATTCACACATCGGCGTGGCTTGTTACATCAAATATTGCTTCGATTGTGCTGAATTTGGTGCAAGTATCAATGCATACAGTGTGATCAAAAGAGGTGTTTTATCACACGAGATGAATGATATCTCTGGTCTCTTCTTTGCTGAGGGCCTACAGGGTGATAAATTAGACGTGATTTCATGGGAGGATTGCCATAAACCAAACATCCTAATGTTTATCATCAAGAAAGAAGATAAAGATATCTTCCACTGTGTTTTTACATTCAACATAAGAAATGCTAAACTATAA
- the LOC144447123 gene encoding sulfotransferase 1A1-like, translated as MAFSQKLETAEETTQLAKFKYRDVYFPFYVDEQKVKNDTSGNFPWHEGDVVVVGYPKSGTTWVLNILQNIQDFGLMSSGNSSEALIFDWLIVDPASVPGTRGELATQFQAGKLHIKSPRLIRCHSPLHLFPLKQARARNVKIIYVTRNPKDVCVSMYHYYKKAEHGKMALEWNRAVEEFVKGRTPYGPWLQHVMQWSEVGIEDNVLHVRYEDIQSNLSNVVRKFGNFLRVNLSDQDIQRIKMACSVEGMRQAIHKCVILDKAIFDGDIEQFVRKGIVGDWKNHFSVAQNEKFDDEIVSRLEDAAILLKY; from the coding sequence ATGGCATTTAGTCAGAAGCTCGAAACGGCTGAAGAAACCACACAGCTCGCAAAGTTTAAATACAGAGATGTCTACTTTCCATTCTACGTTGATGAGCAAAAGGTGAAAAATGATACCTCCGGCAACTTTCCGTGGCATGAGGGTGATGTTGTTGTAGTTGGATACCCCAAGTCAGGTACAACGTGGGTTTTAAACATTCTGCAGAATATTCAGGACTTCGGGCTTATGAGTTCGGGAAACAGTAGCGAAGCACTTatttttgattggttgatagtTGATCCTGCATCTGTACCAGGGACACGTGGGGAACTAGCAACACAATTTCAAGCGGGAAAACTGCACATCAAATCACCTCGCCTGATTCGATGCCATTCTCCTCTTCACTTGTTTCCATTGAAGCAAGCCAGAGCCAGAAATGTAAAGATAATCTACGTTACAAGAAATCCAAAAGATGTCTGTGTCTCGATGTATCATTACTACAAGAAAGCTGAACATGGAAAGATGGCATTAGAATGGAACAGAGCTGTGGAAGAATTCGTGAAGGGAAGAACTCCGTATGGTCCGTGGCTGCAACATGTCATGCAATGGAGTGAAGTTGGCATTGAAGATAATGTCTTGCATGTAAGATACGAAGACATTCAAAGTAATCTCAGTAATGTTGTCAGAAAGTTTGGAAATTTTCTGCGAGTGAATTTGTCTGATCAAGATATTCAGCGGATTAAGATGGCATGCTCTGTTGAAGGTATGAGACAAGCCATTCACAAATGTGTCATACTGGACAAGGCAATCTTTGATGGAGATATCGAACAGTTTGTTAGGAAAGGAATTGTTGGTGATTGGAAAAATCACTTCTCAGTGGCTCAGAACGAAAAGTTTGACGACGAAATCGTTAGTAGATTGGAGGATGCAGCTATACTTTTGAAGTATTAG
- the LOC144447519 gene encoding carbohydrate sulfotransferase 1-like — translation MAIKSRPRVYGFVIATVVFAVAIAILALKSKHKVTQLTALESTVDTNTKLHYVSEISTGNTAFTNQQLNDILYRETHFQQILNFQDAYNKAPKPFDTRQYFKVAETGNPLSLVLPVKTKGTQIEKPDVWDFLNADKETEENKPIDHDSNKDGTVNVIIVTNRRSGSSFLGQIFNQNPDFFFHFEPVKVLESILGYQQLQPNVSKFLGNIFKCNFQGIPSLVDFYNEAGLHRASSKILISEPFCSAFDVSRKSVKKCDDIDIRMITDICKKVKNVAVKVIRVVNIQSLQALMADDTLNVKIIHLVRDPRAIYSSRVKAEKLAKTFDSEQEMTMLSLCKRMKHNYDTAHAHPQWLKNRYMLVRYEDLAENPIRVAKQMYNFIGIEKLPKSVKSWIAANSNADPEKSDVYSTRRNSSSVVQAWRLELPFDIVQRIDSMCSELMDALGYNLASVPSDLTNMTIDIFRSLPAV, via the coding sequence ATGGCTATCAAATCACGACCTCGTGTGTATGGATTTGTGATTGCAACAGTTGTATTTGCTGTTGCCATTGCTATTCTTGCATTAAAATCCAAGCACAAAGTGACACAATTAACAGCATTAGAATCTACTGTGGACACAAACACTAAACTCCATTATGTTAGTGAGATATCCACTGGAAATACAGCTTTTACAAACCAACAACTGAATGATATTTTGTACAGGGAAACTCATTTTCAACAGATTTTGAACTTTCAGGATGCCTACAACAAAGCGCCAAAACCCTTTGATACAAGGCAATACTTCAAAGTAGCGGAGACTGGTAATCCATTGTCATTGGTGTTGCCAGTAAAAACAAAAGGGACACAGATTGAAAAACCTGATGTCTGGGATTTTTTAAATGCAGATAAAGAGACAGAAGAAAACAAACCTATTGACCATGACAGTAATAAAGATGGCACTGTAAATGTCATAATTGTGACCAATCGGCGGTCTGGTTCTAGTTTTCTTGGGCAAATATTTAACCAAAATCCAGACTTCTTTTTTCACTTTGAACCAGTCAAAGTGTTGGAATCTATTTTAGGATATCAACAATTACAACCAAATGTAAGCAAGTTCCTGGGTAATATCTTTAAGTGTAATTTCCAAGGCATCCCTAGTTTAGTTGATTTTTATAATGAAGCAGGTTTACACCGTGCCTCTAGTAAAATACTGATTTCTGAACCGTTTTGTTCAGCATTCGATGTTTCTAGaaaaagtgtcaaaaaatgtgatgaCATTGATATTAGAATGATAACTGACATTTGTAAGAAAGTGAAAAATGTAGCTGTAAAAGTTATACGGGTTGTAAACATCCAGTCATTGCAAGCATTGATGGCAGATGATACTTTGAATGTGAAAATTATACATCTGGTGCGGGATCCAAGAGCTATATATAGTTCTAGAGTAAAGGCTGAGAAATTAGCGAAGACTTTTGACAGTGAACAAGAAATGACTATGCTTTCACTCTGCAAGCGAATGAAGCATAATTATGATACTGCACATGCCCATCCACAGTGGTTGAAAAATAGATATATGCTAGTAAGATACGAAGATTTAGCTGAGAATCCAATACGTGTTGCTAAACAGATGTATAACTTTATTGGCATTGAGAAACTGCCTAAAAGTGTTAAATCCTGGATTGCGGCTAATTCAAATGCTGATCCTGAAAAAAGTGATGTATACTCAACTCGGCGCAATTCATCATCTGTAGTGCAAGCTTGGAGATTAGAATTGCCTTTTGATATTGTACAGAGAATTGACTCTATGTGCAGTGAACTGATGGATGCATTGGGATACAACCTAGCTTCCGTGCCATCCGATTTAACAAATATGACAATTGACATATTTCGGTCTTTACCAGCTGTTTAA